Proteins encoded together in one Anaerotignum propionicum DSM 1682 window:
- a CDS encoding methyl-accepting chemotaxis protein: MIKKMNFSLKVKLSIIILLFSLCPLILVSTIFINFTSKSIMSEQERASNKQLEMFNSNIDSIIEELMNNTSGFANEAIIKQADGSLTSYLNNNGITQMTPSKNGGVEQEIYQRFKEFGETHSNYQYVYMGVESGGYVQYPEGKMEGPYDPRQRPWYPIARNNPDKAVLGDPYYFATDDIVILGASQVLKDANGNVIGVVALDMSLDKITEMVDKAGKDTKGHFIVVDDSGTIIADPSNSENNFKNVVEAYGNELSNLILSGADFNEVEVDNKAYLVKSIESDKTNWRYVALLDKDDILSPITNLIRLEMIIISIVSLLAILFGIITSLKISKPIKEVSKAANKIAGGDFYVQLETKANGEVGELIDSFKRIGITLIEYKEYIQEIAHILNLIAQGNLCFELKQEYIGEFSKIKDSLLNISENLSLTIENVKTSSEQIAMAANQVSSGAQSLAQGTTEQASSIEEFSATIADISLQIKNTANNANLANREVVSTSEEVINSNSQMQEMKLAMNNINAKSAEISKIIKTIEDIAFQTNILALNAAVEAARAGSAGKGFAVVADEVRNLAQKSADAAKNTTMLIEETVLAVERGSKIVDITAQSMINVVSGSDQVREFVNEIARTSKEQSDAVSQILIGVEQISSVIQSNSATAEESAAASEQLSGQADLLKQHVDQFQVQKDVNIHFHKFIKTQDNTIESSQYRMDDGNKY; encoded by the coding sequence ATGATCAAAAAAATGAACTTCAGTTTGAAGGTTAAGCTTAGTATAATTATTTTGCTGTTTTCATTATGTCCATTAATTCTAGTTTCTACAATATTTATAAATTTTACGAGTAAAAGTATAATGTCGGAACAAGAGAGAGCGTCCAATAAGCAGCTTGAAATGTTTAATAGTAATATTGATTCAATCATTGAAGAATTAATGAATAATACAAGTGGGTTTGCAAACGAAGCAATAATAAAACAGGCAGATGGATCTCTAACAAGTTATTTAAATAATAATGGTATTACGCAAATGACACCTAGTAAAAATGGAGGAGTCGAACAGGAAATCTACCAGCGATTTAAAGAATTTGGAGAAACACATTCTAATTATCAATATGTGTATATGGGGGTGGAATCGGGAGGATATGTTCAATATCCGGAAGGGAAAATGGAAGGGCCATATGATCCACGACAAAGACCATGGTACCCTATTGCCCGTAATAATCCAGATAAAGCAGTCTTAGGAGATCCTTACTACTTTGCAACGGATGACATTGTTATTTTAGGTGCTTCTCAAGTTTTGAAAGATGCCAATGGAAATGTAATCGGTGTTGTTGCATTAGATATGAGTTTAGATAAGATTACAGAAATGGTTGACAAGGCAGGGAAAGATACAAAAGGACATTTTATCGTTGTTGATGATAGCGGAACGATTATTGCAGATCCAAGTAACAGTGAAAATAATTTTAAGAATGTGGTAGAGGCATATGGAAATGAATTAAGTAATCTTATTTTATCAGGTGCTGATTTCAATGAAGTGGAAGTGGATAATAAAGCTTATTTAGTTAAGTCTATAGAAAGTGACAAGACAAATTGGCGATATGTTGCGCTTTTGGATAAGGATGACATACTTAGCCCCATTACAAATTTAATTAGGTTGGAAATGATTATTATTTCTATTGTGTCATTATTAGCTATTTTGTTTGGGATAATTACAAGTCTAAAAATCTCAAAACCAATAAAGGAAGTATCCAAAGCTGCCAATAAAATAGCTGGAGGAGATTTTTATGTGCAATTAGAAACTAAAGCAAATGGCGAAGTAGGTGAACTTATTGATTCATTTAAAAGGATAGGAATAACTTTAATTGAGTATAAAGAGTATATTCAAGAGATAGCACATATTTTGAATCTTATTGCACAGGGGAATTTATGTTTTGAATTGAAACAAGAATATATAGGAGAGTTTTCAAAGATAAAGGATTCTCTTCTAAACATTTCAGAGAATCTTTCCCTGACAATTGAAAATGTTAAAACATCATCAGAACAAATTGCAATGGCTGCCAATCAGGTATCATCGGGAGCGCAATCCCTTGCCCAAGGAACAACGGAGCAAGCAAGCAGCATTGAGGAGTTTTCGGCAACGATTGCAGATATTTCACTGCAAATTAAAAATACTGCAAACAATGCTAATTTGGCTAACAGAGAAGTTGTGTCTACTTCTGAAGAGGTTATAAATAGTAATAGTCAAATGCAAGAAATGAAATTGGCTATGAATAATATCAATGCAAAATCAGCTGAAATCAGTAAAATCATTAAAACGATTGAGGATATTGCATTCCAAACGAATATTTTGGCACTAAATGCTGCTGTTGAAGCTGCGAGAGCTGGTTCTGCTGGAAAAGGATTTGCTGTCGTTGCGGATGAAGTTCGAAATTTGGCTCAGAAATCAGCAGATGCGGCAAAGAATACCACTATGCTCATTGAAGAAACGGTACTAGCGGTTGAGCGGGGATCTAAAATTGTTGATATTACCGCACAATCAATGATAAATGTTGTGTCAGGATCAGATCAAGTGCGAGAGTTTGTTAATGAAATTGCTCGTACTTCTAAAGAACAATCAGATGCAGTATCTCAGATATTAATAGGGGTTGAACAGATATCTTCTGTTATTCAAAGCAATAGTGCAACTGCAGAAGAAAGTGCGGCAGCAAGTGAGCAACTTAGTGGACAAGCTGATTTGTTAAAGCAACACGTGGACCAATTTCAAGTTCAAAAGGATGTTAACATTCATTTTCATAAGTTTATAAAAACACAGGATAATACTATAGAATCAAGCCAGTACAGAATGGATGATGGAAATAAATATTAG
- a CDS encoding ATP-binding protein — protein sequence MIEIFPDLLRGIISTTANVLLMASLLQPKYSKKVTLLTMLGVLAADLGTAIYCYLSGNLTLLSKLDIILFAVLCIAVRPMFKDNFMQWLFSYITLQNISDTVIILSFLGSRHLPYPAYANSLLRIVLFGTFLLVLLRYVRPLYRQAVEHWTTYFTVALGLYITFNYYVLTADDVVVMLAEQAIPLILVIFIGLAAYGSILLSLKNLQREFRVKEENQKIQAEQEYLQLAAGNMSQRLELMVEVSAQNSRAAHDRRHFNNILLELLEQGKTGEASALLQSQNQTTHEISKVYCENPAVNAAVCHYAGLAEQESIPTDIELDISTKLALDSLELAMVVSNLMENAISACRRLPRNQASYLRFTCRSVGRLLLEIENPCTEDTVLDEKGYPIAREEGHGIGTKGVIAFVKKYDGELLYKIEKSVFRVRILV from the coding sequence ATGATTGAAATTTTTCCGGATCTGTTACGAGGAATCATTTCTACTACCGCCAATGTTCTGCTGATGGCATCCCTTTTGCAGCCGAAATATTCTAAAAAAGTAACGCTGCTCACTATGCTCGGCGTTCTTGCGGCTGATTTGGGTACTGCTATTTACTGTTATCTCAGCGGAAACCTAACATTGCTTTCAAAGCTTGATATTATCTTGTTTGCGGTGCTTTGCATCGCCGTGCGCCCAATGTTCAAGGATAACTTCATGCAGTGGTTGTTTTCGTATATCACCCTTCAAAATATCAGTGACACCGTGATTATTTTAAGCTTCCTTGGCTCAAGGCATTTACCTTATCCTGCATATGCAAATTCATTGCTGCGCATTGTCCTGTTTGGCACTTTCCTGCTGGTTTTATTGCGTTATGTGCGTCCACTGTATCGGCAGGCGGTAGAACATTGGACGACGTATTTTACCGTGGCATTGGGACTTTACATTACCTTTAACTACTATGTGCTAACTGCGGATGATGTTGTAGTAATGCTGGCAGAACAGGCCATACCGCTGATTCTTGTTATTTTTATTGGACTTGCCGCCTACGGCTCTATTTTGCTCTCTCTTAAAAACCTTCAGCGGGAGTTTCGAGTGAAGGAAGAAAACCAGAAAATACAGGCGGAGCAGGAATATCTGCAATTAGCCGCAGGAAATATGTCTCAGCGTCTTGAGCTCATGGTAGAGGTATCGGCGCAAAACAGCCGCGCCGCCCATGATCGACGTCATTTCAACAATATTCTTCTGGAGCTTTTAGAGCAGGGGAAAACCGGCGAGGCTAGCGCTTTGCTGCAAAGTCAAAATCAGACGACACATGAAATCAGTAAGGTCTATTGCGAGAACCCCGCCGTGAACGCCGCTGTCTGCCATTATGCGGGTCTTGCGGAGCAGGAGAGTATTCCCACAGACATTGAATTGGACATTTCAACAAAGCTGGCTTTGGATTCCTTAGAGCTGGCCATGGTGGTTTCAAACTTGATGGAAAACGCAATTTCAGCCTGTAGAAGACTGCCGAGAAATCAGGCTTCCTATCTGCGCTTTACCTGCCGAAGCGTGGGACGGCTGCTGCTGGAAATTGAAAATCCATGCACAGAGGATACTGTACTGGATGAGAAGGGCTATCCTATTGCGCGCGAAGAAGGACATGGAATTGGCACCAAAGGAGTGATTGCCTTTGTGAAAAAATATGATGGCGAATTGCTTTATAAAATCGAAAAAAGTGTTTTTCGTGTGCGTATTTTGGTGTAA
- a CDS encoding EAL and HDOD domain-containing protein produces the protein MNSKYIVRQPIKDRDSNVIGYELLYYGENQAFGADYPSSSGGGDASTPSASNAPAFRNDFAAANAIYNFLTQNTDKSLTGTLNFMTFTPTLLMKNAPRIFKKSELVIQIEDNAIIYPLAMNFVQKFAKEGYKIAVNEFRFAPRYLALMDKIHYIKLNFSTTPVSTLSNIIELAHSMDKKCIATNITSEELYNCAINLRVDALEGTFVAEKLSSKAHTSGYLQSNFFRLIVAITQDEPDIDEIEQLVSQDASMVFGLLRMANSVYFSSKHRSTTIRQAIMTLGLGQLRQWIYFLSASNVENEIDPSCEEFLKLSFLRANFCSDLSDYTQNTLSITKGDAYLIGMFSTLGCLVDAPMEEILSEVPVADEVRDALLYQKGSAGKLFSLLLSYERADWNRITTLADELHIPTNLLTSLYFDSVDRANMIWARITAPANPPDENV, from the coding sequence GTGAACAGCAAGTATATTGTACGACAGCCAATTAAAGACAGGGACAGCAATGTCATCGGCTATGAACTTCTCTACTACGGAGAAAATCAGGCATTTGGCGCTGACTACCCATCTTCTTCGGGAGGGGGCGACGCCTCCACTCCTTCTGCATCCAATGCTCCGGCTTTTAGAAATGACTTTGCCGCGGCAAATGCCATTTATAATTTTTTAACGCAGAATACCGATAAATCTCTGACGGGGACTTTGAATTTCATGACTTTCACACCTACTCTGCTAATGAAGAACGCACCCCGGATATTCAAAAAGTCTGAATTGGTTATTCAGATTGAAGATAATGCAATCATCTATCCGCTGGCCATGAATTTCGTCCAGAAGTTTGCAAAAGAGGGGTACAAAATCGCGGTAAACGAATTCAGATTTGCTCCTCGTTATTTAGCTCTGATGGACAAGATTCATTATATCAAGCTGAATTTTTCCACGACTCCGGTGTCGACATTGTCCAACATCATTGAGCTTGCCCATAGCATGGACAAGAAATGTATCGCAACAAATATTACCAGCGAGGAGCTTTACAATTGCGCAATAAATCTGCGCGTAGATGCGTTGGAGGGGACTTTTGTGGCAGAAAAGCTCTCATCCAAAGCACACACCAGCGGATATCTGCAAAGCAACTTTTTCCGACTGATAGTGGCCATCACGCAGGATGAACCGGATATTGACGAGATTGAGCAACTGGTCTCCCAAGACGCTTCCATGGTCTTCGGCCTGCTGCGAATGGCAAACTCCGTCTATTTTTCTTCCAAGCACCGATCTACCACCATCCGCCAGGCCATTATGACTCTGGGGCTTGGTCAGTTACGTCAATGGATCTATTTTCTCAGTGCCAGCAATGTGGAAAATGAAATCGATCCTTCGTGTGAGGAGTTCCTCAAGTTGTCTTTCTTGCGGGCGAATTTCTGCAGTGATCTAAGTGATTACACGCAGAATACGCTCTCCATCACTAAGGGTGACGCCTATCTGATCGGTATGTTTTCTACTCTGGGCTGTCTGGTAGACGCACCCATGGAAGAAATTTTGTCTGAAGTCCCAGTTGCAGATGAAGTCAGAGATGCCTTGCTCTACCAAAAGGGGTCCGCCGGCAAACTGTTTTCTTTGCTTCTCAGCTATGAACGGGCCGACTGGAATCGCATCACTACTTTGGCAGACGAACTTCATATCCCTACTAACCTGCTCACTAGTTTGTATTTTGATTCTGTGGATCGCGCGAATATGATCTGGGCACGGATTACCGCTCCCGCAAATCCCCCTGACGAGAACGTATAA
- a CDS encoding LytR/AlgR family response regulator transcription factor encodes MSVLSSLPLMQKSLLTTKYYKEVTSMLRIAICDDHPEELEVNSEYIREYLDTHTLEAEIKEFSHPDKILTTIETESFHLYILDIVMPMVSGIELGKEIRRIDREAQIIYATTEPQFALQAYAASPINYLVKPINKAQLFDTLTLAISKADLAEEQTYAVKTADSLRVIKLSEIVCCEYRNHTVLFFLSNGEEVQSRTIRESFAKYTSLILKDRHFLQCHTAFVVNLRRVERFAKDSFTLCGGKIIPIAVKQYAAVRDTYMDYLMARGSSND; translated from the coding sequence TTGAGCGTTCTTAGCTCATTGCCGCTGATGCAAAAAAGCCTACTGACCACAAAATATTATAAGGAAGTGACATCTATGCTGCGTATTGCCATCTGTGACGACCATCCGGAAGAGTTGGAAGTCAACAGCGAATACATAAGAGAATACCTTGACACTCATACGTTGGAAGCAGAGATAAAAGAGTTCTCCCATCCTGATAAAATACTGACTACCATTGAAACCGAGAGCTTTCATCTTTACATACTGGATATTGTTATGCCCATGGTGAGCGGTATCGAACTCGGCAAAGAAATTCGCCGCATTGACCGTGAAGCGCAAATTATTTATGCTACCACCGAGCCGCAGTTTGCTTTGCAGGCATATGCTGCAAGTCCCATCAATTATCTTGTGAAGCCAATTAATAAAGCTCAGTTGTTTGATACCTTAACTCTTGCCATCTCTAAGGCAGACCTTGCCGAGGAACAGACTTATGCGGTGAAAACTGCGGACAGCCTGCGAGTAATAAAGCTGTCCGAAATCGTCTGTTGTGAGTACAGAAATCATACTGTCCTATTTTTCCTGTCAAACGGAGAGGAGGTGCAAAGCCGCACGATTCGAGAGAGTTTTGCGAAATACACCTCGCTTATTTTGAAAGACAGGCATTTTTTGCAATGTCATACTGCATTTGTAGTCAATCTGCGTCGGGTAGAGCGCTTTGCCAAGGATAGTTTTACATTGTGTGGAGGCAAGATTATCCCCATTGCCGTAAAGCAATATGCGGCGGTACGAGATACCTATATGGACTACCTAATGGCAAGGGGGAGTAGCAATGATTGA